GCGACGTGTGCGTGCGGAGCAGCATCTTCCGGTTTTCACCGTCAACGCGGTCGAAATAGAAGGTGTCGTGCATCGCGCGCGCCGGATGTGTCTCCGGAATGTTGAGCGCGGTGAAATTGTGCCAGTCGTCCTCGATCTCCGGACCCGTGGCGACCGCGAAGCCGAGATCGGCGAAGATCTCCGCCAGTTCGTCCATCACCTGGCTGACCGGGTGGACCGAACCGCTTTGCAGCCCGGCGATCGGCAGCGACATGTCGATCGTCTCGGAGGCGAGCCGTTGATCGAGCAGCGCGCGATCCATCGCCGCCTTGCGCTCGCCGATGGCGTTACTCACCGCCTCGCGCAGCCCCTGGATGCGCGGCCCCTGCACCTGCCGCTCCTCGGGCGCCATGCCGCCGAGCGTCTTGAGCAGCGCGGTCACGCTCCCCTGCTTGCCGAGCGCGCCAACGCGCGCCGCCTCCAGCGCCTCGGGCGTGTCGGCGGCGGCGATGGCGCCGAGCAGGTCGCCCTGCAGCTGTTCGATGTCAGTCATGTCGCGATCCTCGCATGTCGAGCGCGGCGATAGCGGCGCAAGCGCGCAGCGCCAAGCCGTCGCGTCAGAACAGCTTGCGCCCGACCCAGCGGACACCCTGGACCACGAGCACCCAGCTGAGCAGAGCCGCCCACATCCACGCAATGCCGAGCAGCACCGATCCGACTTCGTGCGAGATTGGCCAGATCAGCAGGCCGGGCACGAACGGCGCCAGATAGAGTGTTGCCACCCAGCGCCAGAAATTGGAACGCAACCAGACCAGGGTGCGCTTCCACTTTTCCTGCAACGCGCGATAGCGCTGACGGAGCTGGCCCAACCGGCTCTGGTCGCGCGCATGGAGATAGGTGCGCCAGGCCGTCAGCGCCTCGCGGGGGAATTCGGCCTGCAAGGAGCGGCGCTGGGTGGATATCTTGGCGAGGAAGGCGACGGCTTCCTGCCGCTCGGCCGGTCGCCAGCGCAGCCGGCCGCCATCGGGCGGCGCCTGCAGCAGACGATAGGCTTTGTGGTAGGATGCGGTCGGCGCCCGCACATGGCGATCGAAGAACACCACATCCTCGTAACGCTCCATCACCTGGCGGATGACGAGCGGGCAATTCCATTGCCGCATCGTCTCCACCCATCCGAAATGAAGGATGACCAGATCGAGCATCGCATTGGTGCGCGGAATGCCGCGTACGATGGTGTTCGCCATCCAGCTTTCGACCGCATTGCGCCGGCCGACATGTTCGAGATCGGGGCTTTGAAGCATCCGCTCCGTGATCGCGCGGACATCCTCGAAAATCTCCTCCCGCGGCCGATCGCCGAAGACGAGACGCTGGAGCCGCATCGCATCCTCGTCGAGCTGCGACGGCGCCGGCTGCGGCTCTACGGGCGCTTCGTCTGCTGCCGGGGAGGGCGGCGGAGGCGGAGGCGCCGCCGCGACCGCCGCCGGGGCGCGTCGCGCGTGCATCCGCGCCTGATCGAAGGCGGCGCGCAGCGCGATGAAGGCATCGCGATCGGTTTCCTCGTCGATCGTCTTGAGCTTCGTCGAATAGGCACGGCGGATTGCGTCGATATCGCCGGTCGGCGCGATCCCCAGTTCCGCCCAGATGCCGCCGCTCACAGGAAGCGCTCGCCCTCGATCGAATCGAGGATCCCGGCCAGTTCCGCCCGTGCCGTGTCGATCGCGTGCGGATCCTGCCGTTCGAGCACCGCCTGGAACTGCAGGATGACTTTTCCGATCCATTCGCGCCGATCGCCGAGCAGATCGGCATAGCAACGCTCGGCCCGCGCCAGCACGGCGGCATTGGCCGCATCCTCGCGCGGATGGTGCTTGAGCGCGGCCAGCGCCGCGCGGCGCTCGGCGAGGCTCGCGACACCCCGCCCCTCCTCGTCCTGATCGTGGATCACCAACTGGCGCGTCTCACCGGTATCGGGCAGCGTCACGTCCACTTCCAGCAACCCGCTGACGTCATAGCTGAAGCGACATTCGAGCGAGACGTGCCCGGCCGGGCGCGGCGGCACCGGCACGTCGATTTCGCCGAGACCGATATTGCCCGCCACCTCGCGGGCCTCGCCCTGATAGATTTTCACCTGCACGCGACGCTGGTTGTCCTGCATGGTGTGAAACATCTTGGCGCGGCTCGCCGGGATCACCGTGTTGCGCTCTATGATCGGGGAGAAGAGGCCGGTCTGCACCGATCCGTCCGGCAAACGCTCCGCCATCTCGATGCCAAGCGTGAACGGGCAGACGTCGGTCAGCCGCACTTCCTTCAGCGCGACATCCCTGGATCGCAGCCCGGCGAGTACCGCCGCCCCCAGGGCCACGGCATGGTCGGGATGGACGCCGGTCGCGGGAAAGCGACCGAACATGCGCGTGACGGCGCGGCGCACCACCGGCATCCGGGTGGCGCCGCCGACCATCACGATCTCGCTCAACCGTTCACTGTCGAGCCCCGAATCGCGCATCGCACGCAGCACCGGATCGCGTAGCCGCTGGACCAGCGGCTCGACCCGCTGCTCGAATTCGGCAGTGGCGACGGTCAGCTCGTGACGCTCTCCATCCCAGCTGAAGCCGAAGATGGCCTCGTCCGCCCCACTGAGCGCACGGCGGCAACGCTCGGCAGCGGCACGCAGCTGCTCGTCCAGCCGGGCCTGTTCGTCGGCGCGCAGCTTGCGCGGCAACGCATCGCCCAGCTGGTCGCGCACCAGCGCGACCAGTGCCTCGTTGAAGTCCTCACCGCCCAGCCGGTTATCACCGGCCGACGCGCGCACCTCGACGATGCCGTCGAAGATCTCGACGATCGAGACGTCGAACGTTCCGCCACCCAGATCGAAGACCAGGAAAGGCTCGCGATCGGCGCGATCGAAGATGCCGTAGGCCAGCGCCGCCGCGGTCGGCTCGTTGACCAGCCGCTCGACCCTGAGGCCGGCGAGTTCGCCCGCCCGGCGCGTAGCCTTGCGCTGCTTGTCGTTGAAATAGGCCGGCACGGTGATGATCGCGCCGGTCACCGTCTCACCGGACCACGCCTCGGCATCGGCCTTGAGGCTGGAGAGGACGAGCGCGGACAGATCCTCGGGCGAAAAGGCACGCTTGCCCAGCACCGCCTTGCGGGACGTGCCCATCAGCCGCTTGAAGGCGGTGGCGGTGCGATCCGGATGCGAGGCCTGCCGCTCGCGCGCCGCCATGCCGACGAGCACCGCGCCATCGTCACCCAGGCTCACCGCCGACGGCGTCAACAGATCGCCCAGCGCATTGGGAACGAGCACTGGCGCGCCATCACGAAACATCGCGATCGCGCTGTTGGTCGTTCCAAGATCGATTCCGACTAGCAAAGCCGCCCCACGCAAAACCCCGTCGCGGGTTTAGCGGCTCGTTGCACAAAGAAAAGGGCGCGGAAGCCGAGGCCGCCGCGCCCTTCGCTTATCTCATACGATCCGGCTTACGCCGCGACGCGCGCGCCCTCGGGGAGAGCGGCCTTCGCCTGCGCGATGATCGCCTTGAAGGCCTCGCCCTCGTGCATGGCGATGTCGGCGAGGACCTTCCGGTCCAGCTCGACGCCGGCCAGCTTCAGGCCGTGCATGAACACGCCGTAGGTCAGGCCCTCGGCGCGCACCGCCGCGTTGATACGCTGGATCCAGAGCGCACGGAACGAGCGCTTCTTCACCTTGCGGTCGCGATAGGCGTACTGGCCGGCCTTCTCGACGGCCTGGCGGGCGATGCGGATCGTGTTCTTGCGACGGCCGCGATAGCCCTTCGCCTGATCGAGAATCCGGGTGTGCTTGGCGCGGGTCGTAGTACCCCGCTTCACGCGTGCCATAGTCTAAGCCTCCCTCAGTTCAGGCCGTAGGGGGCCCAGAGCTTCACGCGGGCCGTATCGGCCTCGGCGAGCACGGTGGTGCCACGGTTGGTGCGGATATACTTGGCATTGTGCGAAATCAGGCGGTGGCGCTTGCCGGCCACGCCATGCTTCACCTTGCCGGTGGCGGTGAGCTTGAAGCGCTTCTTCACGCCGCTCTTGGTCTTCAGCTTGGGCATTTTCGACTCCTTATGATGTCGATTGCGAGTCGGCCACGGCAGCCCTTTTAGCCGGACGACCCCTCGATCGAAGCGCGCGCCTATAAGGAGAAAGCCGGCAGCACGCAAGGACCGAAAGGAACCGCGCCGCGATTCCGGCCGTTTCTTGGCCCCGTGAACATGGAGCAACCCGCCCCGGCCGACCCGGTCGTCCCCAACCCGCCGCCTCCGCCGGCCGGACCGCGCCGGATGCGCTGGAGCGCGCCGATTGGCATCGGGCTGTCGATCATCGCCATCTTCATCGGCCTGATCGTGCTGGCCTGGGCGATCCTGTTCATCACCAAGGGCCGTTTCCTGAAAGCCCGGTTCGAGAATATCGCCTCCAGCCTGTCCGAACGGCAGGTGAAGGTCGCGGGCGACTTCCAGCTCTATTTCGATCCGATCAACGTGAAGTTCGTGGCGGACGGTCTGTCGGTCTCCAACCCGAGCTGGGCGTCGAAACCCAATTTCCTGACCGCCGGGCATATCGATACGCGAATCTCCACGATCCGCCTGATCTTTGGCGCCAAACATGCGCGCTGGCTGAACCTCGACGGCGCGGCGGTCGACGTCGAATGGGACAAGAGCCATACCCACAACACCTGGACGTTCGGCGATCCCGACAAGAAGGGCGAACCGTTCAAGATGCCGACCATCGAGCGCGCGACGGTGACAGGCGCCACGGTTCGGTATCGCGACCCGCAAATGCAGCTTTACACCGACCAGTCGATCGACACGGTGCAGTCCACCGGCACGCGGATCGACAACGCCATCCGCTTCCACGGATCGGGGACGCTGCGCGGCCATGCCGTCACCAATTCCGGGGCGCTGCTATCTCCGAACGAAACGGTCGCAATGGGTCGGACGCGGTTCCAGCTGACCGTCGATGGTGCGCGCACCCATGCCGAGGCGACAGGCACCCTTCCCGCCGCCACCCAGATCGACGGTGCCGACATGGACTTCACGGTCAGCGGCCCCAATGCGCGCGAGCTGTTCGATCTGATCAATGTCGCGATCCCCGATACCCGCACTTATCGGTTCAGTTCCCACCTGCGGAAGGATGGCGGGGCGTGGCGCTTCTGGAACCTGCGCGGTCACTTCGGCGATAGCGATCTTGCCGGCGACATGACCATCCTGATGCCGAACGGCCGGTTGAAGCTGGTCGCGGGCCTTCATTCGCAGAAGGTCGATATCATCGATATCGGGCCGTTTATCGGCTACGATCCCCACGCCCTCGCCACCAAGGGCGCGACGGCGGCGGCCACCACGCAGGGCAAGGCCGACCATCCGCGCATCCTGCCTGACGCGCCGCTCCGCAGCGAGGCGATCAAGCTGTTCGATGCGCGCGTCGATTATGCCGTCAAGACGATCCGCGCGCCGCATCTTCCGGTCTCGAACGTTCATGCGACTCTCGATCTCGATCATAACCTGATGAAGATCTCGCCGCTGACCATGGACATCGTGGGCGCTGGCAAGCTGGCCGCCGACATCGCGCTCAACGCGCGCGTGCCCGCCGTGGTGACCGATTACGACATCCGCCTGTCGCCCACCCCGCTCGGCGCGCTGATGAAGGGCTTCGGCCTCAAGGATGCCGGCACCACCGGCACGATCAAGGCGCGGATCAAGATGACCGGCACCGGAGATTCGGTGCGCAAGTCGCTCGCCACATCCAACGGGCGGATCGCGATCAGCCTGCCGGCCGGCACGTTCTGGACCAGCTATGCCCAGCTCGCCGAGTTCGACGTCGGCGTGTTCGTGCAGAAGCTGCTGCAGGACAAGCTGAAGAAGCCGATCCACATCAATTGCGGCCTGATCGCCTTCACCGTGAAGGACGGCATCGCCGCCGCCGATCCGATCCTGATCGACACCGACAAGAATCTGATGGCGGCGAGGGGCGGCTTCAGCTTCCGCGACGAATCGATGAACCTGCAGTTCCGCGCCGACGCCAAGAAGTTCTCGGCCTTCTCCGGCCAGAGTCCGGTCGGCATCGGCGGCTATTTCGCAGCGCCCAGGATCCGGATCATCTCGCCGCAGCTGCTGGCGCGCGGCGGAGCGGCGGTTGCGCTCGGCATACTGACCCCGCCGGCGGCGATCCTCGCCTTCATCGATCCGGGTGATGCCAAGAGCGCGGCCTGCGGCCCGGTGCTCGCCGGTGACACCGCCGCACAGCAACATTCGACCAAGGGCAAGCCGCTCAAGCTGCTGGGCACCAAGAACGATAACAAGGCGGAGGCCGCGAAGCCCAAGGACAAAAAGTTCCTCGGGATCTTCTAGCCGGAAAGACGCTCCAGCACCGGCTCCAGCAGCCGCGCGTCGCCAAGCGCCACAACGCGCCCGTCGCTGTCGCGGTCGAGCGGACGACCCTGCCAGTCGCGCATGACCCCGCCCGCGCCTTCCACCACCGGCACCAGCGCCGCGAAATCGTAGAGCTTCAGGTTGGCCTCGATCACGCCGTCGAGCTGGCCCAGTGCGACGAGCCCGTAATTGTAGCAATCGCCGCCCCAGATGGCGTCGCGCGCGTCTGTGGTGACGCGCATATAGGCCTCCAGCTCCTCCGGGCCGAACGCCGCCGGGGCGGTACTGCCGAATCGGGCCTCGGCCAGCTCGGCGCAGTGCCGCACGCCCGCGATACCGTCGTTGAAGCGCGTCTTGCGGCCCGCCGCGCCGATCCAGCGCTCGCCCAGGATCGGCTGGTCGATCACGCCGAGCACCGGCTTGCCGCCTTCCAGCAGCGCGATCAGCGTGCCGAATAGCGGCCGCCCGGTGACGAAGGCGCGCGTGCCGTCGATCGGATCGAGCACCCAAAGGCGATCGGCATCGCCGCGCACCACGCCATATTCCTCGCCGAAGATTCCGTCCTGGGGGCGTTCGGCCTCGATGATCGCGCGCATCGCCGCCTCGGCGGCGCGATCGGCCTCGGTAACGGGCGAGGCATCCGCCTTCTGCTCCAGATCGAAGCGCGCACGGAAGAAGGGGCGGATCGCGGCGCCGGCCGCGTCGGCGAGGCGCTCGGCCAGGCGGATATCGTCGTCGGTCATGCCGCCAGCCGTAGCGGAAGCCCGCCATGGGGCGCTAGATGGGCGCGAAGGAGAATCGGTCCATGCGTCCCGCGATCATCCCCAGCATCCGTTACGAGGATGCGCCCGCCGCGATCCTGTTCCTGTGCGACGCCTTCGGTTTCCTGCCGCACGCCATCTATCCCGACGAGGAGGACGAGCAGATCATCCACCATGCGCAGCTGGTGCTGGACGGCAACATGCTGATGCTGGGCAGCGCGCTGCCGGGTGAGGCGCAGGAGCGTTATGGCTGGGTGACGCCGGAAGAGGCCGGCGGGGTCACCTCCTCGCTCTATGTCGTGGTCGAAGATGTCGACGGCCATTGCGAACGCGCCCGCGCGAACGGCGCCACCATCATCGACGAGCCGCACGAGAATGACGGCTATCCGGGCCGCGGTTACGCGGCGCGCGATCCCGAAGGCCATGTCTGGAGCTTCGGCAGCTACGATCCGTTCGCGCCGATCGAGGACGCCTGAGGCTTATTTCGGCGGGAGCGTGCCGACGAAGGCGATCGCCCCCGCCACCAGCTTCCGCCGCAGGCCGTGATCGTCGCGGCTGGCGTCGGACGATATGCGCACCCAGCCGGGCATGGCCCGCTCGCCCATCGTGACGGTGACGATTTCGGGATGGGCGAGCGCCCAGCCATCCTCGCCCTTGCCGAGCCGGACCATCATGCCCTTCTGGCTGGCGGCGCAGAGCATATGGCCGTCGAGCAGCCAGCACAGGCCGCCGAACATCGCTTTCTCGGTCAGTCCCGGCCTGTCGCCCAGCGCCTCGCGGACCATTTCCTCGAGGAGCCAGTCGCGGGCCATCGCCTTAATCGAACAGCGAGGAGACCGAGCTTTCGTCGGCGATGCGCTTGATCGCCTCGGCGAGCAGCGGCGCGATGGTCAGCTGGCGGATGCGCTGGGCATCGGCCACCGCCGGCGGCGCGGCGATCGAATCGGTCACCACCAGTTCGGTCAGCGCCGAGCCCTCGACGCGCGCGACAGCCCCGCCGGACAGCACGCCGTGGGTGACATAGGCGACGACGTCCTCGGCCCCCGCCTCACGCAACGCGGCGGCCGCGTTGCACAGCGTGCCGGCCGAATCGACGATGTCGTCGACGAGGATGCAGAAGCGGCCCGAAGGATCGCCGATGATGTTCATCACTTCCGATTCGCCGGGCTTCTCGCGGCGCTTGTCGACGATCGCGAGCGGCGCGTTGCCGAGCCGCTTGGAGAGCGCGCGGGCACGCACCACGCCGCCGACGTCGGGCGAGACGACCATCAGGTTGCGGCCGGAGAATCGCGCCAGCAGATCCGCCGACATCACGGGTGCCGCGAACAGATTGTCGGTCGGGATGTCGAAGAAGCCCTGGATCTGGCCAGCGTGGAGATCGACCGACAGCACGCGGTCGGCGCCCGCCGCCGTCACCATGTTGGCGACCAGCTTGGCCGAGATCGGCGTGCGCGGGCCGGGCTTCCGGTCCTGCCGTGCATAGCCGAAATAGGGGATCACCGCCGTGATGCGCCGCGCCGACGAACGCTTCAGCGCATCGATGCAGATCAGCAGCTCCATCAGATTGTCGTTGGCGGGGAAGCCGGTCGACTGGATGACGAAGACATCCTCGCCGCGCACATTCTCCTGAATCTCGACGAAGATCTCTTCGTCGGCGAAGCGGCGCACGCTCGCCTTGGTGAGCGGCATGTCGAGATAATCGGCGATCGCCTTGGCGAGCGTCAGGTTCGAGTTGCCCGACAGAAGTTTCATGTGCTGGTCGTCCCGCGCGAGGCCCCCGCCGGGCCGTTCGCGCGCGCCTTAGCGATGATGCCGCCTGCTGCCAAGTTGCGGGATGATGACAGAGTGGTAGAGGGCCGCTTCATGACGGTCATCACGCGCTTCGCGCCTTCCCCTACCGGCAAGCTGCATGTCGGCAACATCCGCACCGCTCTGGTGTGCTGGATGGCAGCGCGCGTCGAGGGCGGGAAGTTCCTGCTGCGGCTCGACGACACCGATCGGGCGCGCTCCACCGAGGAGAATGTCGTCGCGATCCGGCGCGATCTCGAATGGCTCGGGCTGGTGCCAGCTGGCGAGGTCCGCCAGTCGGATCGCTTCGCGCTCTACGAGGCGGCGTTCGAGACATTGCACGCGGCGGGGCGGGTCTACCCCTGCTACGAGAGCGAGGAGGAGCTGTCGATCAAGCGCAAGGTGGCGCTGGGACGCGGCCTGCCGCCGATCTACGACCGCGCCGCGCTGACGCTGAGCGCCGAGGAACGGCAGAGACTGGAGGCCGACGGCGTTCGCCCGCACTGGCGTTTCAGGCTGGATGCGACACCGATCGAGTGGACCGACCTTATCCGGGGTCCGCAGCATTTCGAGGGCGCGGCCCTCTCCGATCCCGTCGTGCGGCGCGCGGACGGGAGCTGGCTCTATCTGCTGCCGAGCGTGATCGACGATATCGACATGAAGATCAGCCACGTGGTGCGGGGCGAGGATCATGTCTCCAACACCGCCGTGCAGATCCAGATGTTCGAGGCTTTGGGCGCCGCGATCCCCAACTTCGCGCATATGGCCTTGCTGGTGGGGGCCGACGGCAAGCTCTCCAAGCGCGAGGGGTCGATCGGGGTCGAGGCGATCCGGGCGGAGGGGATCGAGCCGCAGGCGCTGCTCGGCCTGCTCGCGCGGATCGGGACGAGCGAGCCGGTGGTCCCGGTTGCCACGGCAGACGAGCTGCTGCCCGGTTTCGCCTTCTCGCACATGGGCCGCGCGCCGGCGCGTTTCGATTCGGAGGAGCTGGCGCAGCTCAACGCCAGAACGCTCCACCTGCTGCCATACGAGGCCGTAAAGGACCGGCTGCCGGCGAACGTCGATGAAACCTTCTGGCTGGCGATCCGCCCCAACCTGACGACGATCGCGGACACGGACGCCGCGCTGGCGGTGATCGAGGGGCCGATCGCGGCACCGACCCTTTCGCCCGAGGATCGCGCCTTCTGCGCGGACGCCGCCGCAGCGGCGGACGCTCTTGATTGGGCCGAGACGCCGTGGGCCGCGCTGACCACCGCCCTCAAGGCGTCCACCGGCCGCAAGGGCAAGGCGCTGTTCCTGCCGCTCCGCCTCGCGCTGACCGGGCAGGATCATGGGCCGGAAATGGCCGCCCTCCTCCCCCTCATCGGCCGGGAACGCGCCATCGCACGGCTGCGGCTGGCGGCGGGCGCCGCATAGGCCTATCTTGGCAGCCATGGCCCGTTCCTCCTTCTCGCCCTTCAAGCCACCGTCACCCCGGCGTTTCCTCGCCGGCTTCCGCGATCTCGGCTTCTTCCTGAAGACCCGCTCGCGCGCCGACTACGTGATCGCCGGCATCGCCGCCGCGATGACGGTCTTCATCATCTTCGCCTTCTGGCACGACAGCAGCTTCAGGGGCGATCCGCCGATCATCTACGTGCAGAACTGGCCCGCCAACCGCACCGACGACCAGATCCGCGCCGACCAGAAGAAGGACCGGATCGAGCGCGAGAAGGCCGAAGCCTATCGCAGGGCCGAATTCCAGAAGATGCAGAAGGCGACCAGCGGCTGGCTGTGAGCGCCGCCAGGGGACCAGGAACAGGCGACGACGCCCGCTGGACGGCGGCGGCGGTCGCGCTGTCCGAACGCGGCCGGGGGCGGACGACCCCCAATCCCAATGTCGGTTGCCTGATCGTCAAGGACGGCCGCGTCGTCGGGCGGGGCTGGACCCAGCCCGGCGGCCGCCCCCATGCCGAGGCGATGGCATTGGAGCAGGCGGGTGCGGCGGCCGAGGGCGCCACCGTCTACGTCACGCTGGAACCCTGCGCGCACGAAAGCCCGCGCGGCCCCGCTTGCGCGGACCTGCTGATCCGCGCCCGGCCTGCGCGCATCGTCGCGGCGCTGACCGATCCCGATCCGCGCACCGCCGGCAAAGGCTTCGCCCGACTGCGCGAGGCGGGAATCGCGGTGACGGAAGGTGTCTCGGCCGACTTGGCGCGCCGTGCGATGGCCGGGTTCCTGACCCGGCAGGCGCTCGGTCGCCCGCATGTGACGCTCAAGCTCGCCACCTCGCTGGACGGCAGGATCGCGCTGCCGTCGGGCGAGAGCCGCTGGATCACGGGGGCGGAGGCTCGGGCACACGGACATCTGGAACGGGCGCGGGCGGATGCGATCCTGGTGGGACGCGGCACGTTCGAGGCGGATGCGCCGAGGCTCGATGTGCGGCTGGCTGGGCTTGAGGACCGCTCGCCGGCGCGCTTCGTCCTATCCCGTCGCTCCTGCGGAGGCAGGAGCCCATCTTCTGACGGCTCCGCAAGTGGGACATCTCTGGAGATGGACCCCTGCCTTCGCAGGGGTGACGACTGGGGGTGGCTGGACTCGCACCAAGCCATTTCTTCCCTACCTGCCAATCACCTCCTGATCGAAGGCGGCGCCGGTGCGGCATCCGCTTTCCTCGCCGCCGATCTGGTCGATCGCCTGCTGCTCTACCGCGCGCCGATCCTGATCGGGGACGGCCGCGCCTGCATCGGCGACATCGGTCTCGGCAGCCTTGCCGACGCGCATGGCTGCTGGGCACTCACCGACGCTCGCAGCCTCGGCACGGACCGACTCGAAATCTACGAACGCAAGCGCTAGGGGCCTTCGCATGTTCACCGGGATCATCACCGACATCGGCAAAGTTCGCAGCGTCGAACAGCGCGGCGACATGCGGCTGGTCGTCGAGAGCGGCTACGACATGGGCGGCGTCGATCTCGGCGCCTCGATCGCCTGCTCGGGCGTGTGCCTGACGGTGGTGGACAAGGCCCCCGCCGGCGAGAAGGGCTGGTTCGCGGTCGATGTCTCGGGCGAGACCATCTCGCGCACTGCACCCGGCCTCTGGCACGAAGGCGCCCGCCTCAATCTCGAACGCGCGCTCAAGGTGGGTGACGAGCTGGGCGGCCACATCGTCACCGGCCATGTCGACGGGATCGGCGAAATCGTCGGCACCTGCCCCGAAGGCGATTCGATACGCGTCGGCATTTCGGCGCCGGCCGCGCTCGCCCCCTATCTGGCGGCCAAGGGATCGATCACGGTCGACGGCGTCTCGCTGACCGTCAACGAGGTGGCCGACCAGCCCAACGGCAGCGTCCACTTCGCGCTCAACATCATCCCGCACACCCAGAAGCTGACCACGCTCGACGACCTGACGCCGGGCCGCAAGTTCAACCTCGAGATCGATATCCTTGCCCGTTACCTGGGCCGCATGGAGCAGCTCCGCCGATGACCGCGCCTTTCCGCACCACCCGCCACGCCTTCCTCTCCCCCACCGAGGAGATCATCGACGAGGCGCGCAACGGCCGCATGTTCATCCTCGTCGACGACGAGGATCGGGAGAATGAGGGCGATCTCGTCATCCCCGCGCAGATGGCGACGCCGTCGGCGATCAACTTCATGGCGACGCACGGCAAGGGCCTGATCTGCCTCGCGCTCGGCAAGGAGCGGGTCGACCAGCTTGGCCTCACCTTGATGTCGGCGAAGAACGGCACCCGCCACGAAACCGCCTTCACCACCTCGATCGAGGCGCGCGACGGCGTGTCCACCGGCATCTCGGCCGGCGACCGCGCGCGCACCGTGGCGGTGGCGATCGATGCCGCCAAGGGGCCGGAGCATATCGTGACGCCGGGCCACGTCTTCCCGCTGATCGCGCGGCCGGGCGGCGTGCTGGTCCGCGCCGGCCATACCGAGGCGGCGGTGGATGTCGCGCGGCTCGCCGGGCTCAATCCGTCGGGCGTGATCTGCGAGATCATGAAGGAAGACGGGACGATGGCCCGCCTCGACGATCTCGTCGCCTTCGCGCAGCTGCACGCGCTCAAGATCGGCACGATCCGCGACCTGATCGCCTATCGCCGCCGCCACGACCACAATGTCGAGCGCGTCGCCGAGGCGAAGTTCACCAGCCGCTTCGGCGGCGACTGGACCGCCGTTACCTTCCGCAACAAGGCAATCGACACCGAGACGCTGGCACTGGTGAAGGGCCGGCTCGATCCGTCCCAGCCGACTTTGGTGCGTATGCACGCGCTCGGCCTGTTCTCCGACGCGCTGGGCATGGAGAGCGAGCGCTCGGGCCTGCTCGGCCGCGCGATGGAGGCGATCGCGGCGGAGGGCACCGGCGTCGTCGTGCTGCTCAACTCGCAGGCCAGGCTGTCGCAGATCACCCAGGCGATTGGCGGCGCCACCGTCGGCGACATGAATGAGTTGCGCGACTATGGCGTCGGCGCGCAGATCCTCGCCGAACTCGGCATCCACGACATGGTGCTGCTGACCAATTCCCACCATACGCTCGTCGCGCTCGACGGCTATGGTCTCAACATCGTCGAGGAG
The nucleotide sequence above comes from Sphingomonas oryzagri. Encoded proteins:
- a CDS encoding ribose-phosphate pyrophosphokinase yields the protein MKLLSGNSNLTLAKAIADYLDMPLTKASVRRFADEEIFVEIQENVRGEDVFVIQSTGFPANDNLMELLICIDALKRSSARRITAVIPYFGYARQDRKPGPRTPISAKLVANMVTAAGADRVLSVDLHAGQIQGFFDIPTDNLFAAPVMSADLLARFSGRNLMVVSPDVGGVVRARALSKRLGNAPLAIVDKRREKPGESEVMNIIGDPSGRFCILVDDIVDSAGTLCNAAAALREAGAEDVVAYVTHGVLSGGAVARVEGSALTELVVTDSIAAPPAVADAQRIRQLTIAPLLAEAIKRIADESSVSSLFD
- the gltX gene encoding glutamate--tRNA ligase produces the protein MTVITRFAPSPTGKLHVGNIRTALVCWMAARVEGGKFLLRLDDTDRARSTEENVVAIRRDLEWLGLVPAGEVRQSDRFALYEAAFETLHAAGRVYPCYESEEELSIKRKVALGRGLPPIYDRAALTLSAEERQRLEADGVRPHWRFRLDATPIEWTDLIRGPQHFEGAALSDPVVRRADGSWLYLLPSVIDDIDMKISHVVRGEDHVSNTAVQIQMFEALGAAIPNFAHMALLVGADGKLSKREGSIGVEAIRAEGIEPQALLGLLARIGTSEPVVPVATADELLPGFAFSHMGRAPARFDSEELAQLNARTLHLLPYEAVKDRLPANVDETFWLAIRPNLTTIADTDAALAVIEGPIAAPTLSPEDRAFCADAAAAADALDWAETPWAALTTALKASTGRKGKALFLPLRLALTGQDHGPEMAALLPLIGRERAIARLRLAAGAA
- the ribD gene encoding bifunctional diaminohydroxyphosphoribosylaminopyrimidine deaminase/5-amino-6-(5-phosphoribosylamino)uracil reductase RibD, with the translated sequence MSAARGPGTGDDARWTAAAVALSERGRGRTTPNPNVGCLIVKDGRVVGRGWTQPGGRPHAEAMALEQAGAAAEGATVYVTLEPCAHESPRGPACADLLIRARPARIVAALTDPDPRTAGKGFARLREAGIAVTEGVSADLARRAMAGFLTRQALGRPHVTLKLATSLDGRIALPSGESRWITGAEARAHGHLERARADAILVGRGTFEADAPRLDVRLAGLEDRSPARFVLSRRSCGGRSPSSDGSASGTSLEMDPCLRRGDDWGWLDSHQAISSLPANHLLIEGGAGAASAFLAADLVDRLLLYRAPILIGDGRACIGDIGLGSLADAHGCWALTDARSLGTDRLEIYERKR
- a CDS encoding riboflavin synthase, with translation MFTGIITDIGKVRSVEQRGDMRLVVESGYDMGGVDLGASIACSGVCLTVVDKAPAGEKGWFAVDVSGETISRTAPGLWHEGARLNLERALKVGDELGGHIVTGHVDGIGEIVGTCPEGDSIRVGISAPAALAPYLAAKGSITVDGVSLTVNEVADQPNGSVHFALNIIPHTQKLTTLDDLTPGRKFNLEIDILARYLGRMEQLRR
- the ribB gene encoding 3,4-dihydroxy-2-butanone-4-phosphate synthase, which encodes MTAPFRTTRHAFLSPTEEIIDEARNGRMFILVDDEDRENEGDLVIPAQMATPSAINFMATHGKGLICLALGKERVDQLGLTLMSAKNGTRHETAFTTSIEARDGVSTGISAGDRARTVAVAIDAAKGPEHIVTPGHVFPLIARPGGVLVRAGHTEAAVDVARLAGLNPSGVICEIMKEDGTMARLDDLVAFAQLHALKIGTIRDLIAYRRRHDHNVERVAEAKFTSRFGGDWTAVTFRNKAIDTETLALVKGRLDPSQPTLVRMHALGLFSDALGMESERSGLLGRAMEAIAAEGTGVVVLLNSQARLSQITQAIGGATVGDMNELRDYGVGAQILAELGIHDMVLLTNSHHTLVALDGYGLNIVEERLF